The nucleotide window GTGAGGCTGGTTTCGAGTACCGCCTTCGCCGCATCGAGCTGACCCGCGGCCAGCAGGAGCTCGCCGAACGTCGCCCCGACGATGGCGATACCGTCGGGGCGTTGGAGCCGATTGAGGATTTGAAAAGCTTCGGCCAGATGGTCGGCCGCTGACTGGTATTCCTGCTGGGTGAGTTCGATCTGTGCTTGGCCCCATTTGGTGGAGGCTGTGCCTTCGATGTCGCCGAGCCGCTCAAAGACCGGTAGCTGCTCTTCTCGGCGGATGCGGAGTGCCTCGTCGTATTCGCCTCGCTGGTACAGGATGTCGGCGATCTTGCCCCAGGTGACCGCGGTCGAGCGGGCGTCGCCGAGCCGTTCGTAGACCGGCAGCTGCGCTTCCTGGTAGATGCGGAGCGCCTCGTCGTATTCGCCCCGCTGGTACAGGATGTCCGCGACCCGGCCCCAGGTGATCGCGGCCTCGCGGGTGTCGCCGAGCCGTTCGTAGACCGGTAGCTGCTCTTCTTGGCGGATGCGGAGTGCCTGGTCGAAGTCGCCCCGTTGGAAGAGGATGTCGGCGACCTTGCCCCAGGTGACCGCGGTCGAGCGGGCGTCGCCAAGTCGTTCGTAGACCGGTAGCGCCTTTTCCTGGTGGATGCGGAGTGCCTGGTCGTATTCGCCTCGTTGGAAGAGGATGTCGGCGACCTTGCCCCAGGTGATCGCGGTCGAGCGGGCGTCGCCGAGTCGTTCGTAGACCGGTAGCGCCTTTTCCTGGTGGATGCGGAGTGCCTGGTCGTAGTCGCCTCGCTGGTACAGGACGTCCGCGATCTTGCCCCAGGTGACCGCAGCCTCGCGGGTGTCGCCGAGCCGCGCATAGACCGGCAGCTCCACTTCTCGGCGGATGCGGAGTGCCTCGTCGTATTCGCCTCGCTGGTGCAGGATGTCGGCGACCTTGCCCCAGGTGACCGTGGCCGAGCGGGTGTCGCCGAGCCGTTCGTAGACCGGCAGCTGAACTTCTCGGCGGATGCGGAGTGCCTCGTCGTATTCGCCCCGCTGGTACAGGATGTCGGCGACCTTGCCCCAGGTGACCGCGGTCGAGCGGGTGTCGCCGAGCCGTTCGTAGACCGGCAGCGCCTCGTCCTGGTGGATGCGGAGTGCCTGGTCGTATTCGCCCCGTTGGAAGAGGATGTCGGCGACCTGACCCCAGGTGACCGCGGCCGAGCGGGCATCGCCGAGGTGTTCGTAGACCGGCAGCTCCACTTCCCGGCGGATGCGTAAAGCCTCGTCGTACTCGCCCCTTTGGAAGAGGATGTCGGCGACCTGGCCCCAGGTGACCGCGGCCTCGCGGGTGTCGCCGAGCCGTTCGTAGACCGGTAGCGCCTTGTCCTGGTGGATGCGGAGTGCCTGGTCGTATTCGCCCCTTTGGAAGAGGATGTCGGCGACCTGGCCCCAGGTGACCGCCGTTGAGCGGGCGTCGCCGAGCCGTTCGTAGACCGGTAGCTGCTCTTCGTGGCGGATGCGGAGTGCCTCGTCGTAGTCGCCCCGTTGGAAGACGATGTCGGCGACCTTGCCCCAGGTGGCCGCGGTGGCGCGGGTGTCGCCGAGCCGCTCATAGACCGGCAGCTCCACTTCCCGGCGGATGCGGAGTGCCTCGTCGTAGTCGCCCCGTTGGAACAGGATGTCCGCGACCTTGCCCCAGGTGACCGCGGTCGAGCGGGTGTCGCCGAGCCGTTCGTAGACCGGTAGCTGCACTTCTTGGCGGATGCGGAGTGCCTCGTCGTATTCACCCCGCCGGAACAGGATGGCCGCGATCTCGCCGTCGATGGTCGCAGCCTCCCGTTCGGAGCCGGCGGCGGTGAACAGCTGGTGAGCTCGGCGCAGCAGCTGCTCGGCCTGCTGGGGGTCGCCGCGGGTGACCAGCCGCCGGGCCTGCTCGCCGAGCGTGCGGGCGAGATCGAGTGGATCAGCGCGAGATTCGTAAGTGCCGGCCATGCTCTGGACCGCCCGCTCGAGCAGAGCGTCGGCGGTGTCACCGTCACCGCTGGTAGCGGCGGCGGTGGCGACCCCTCGAAGCAGCACCGCCGGCACGGGCATCCCGTGGCGGTCGAGCAGCGCGACAACCTCCGAGCCGAGCCTGGCCGCGTCGATCGCCGGCCCGGTCCGCAGGGCTTGCACCGCCTCGGCGGCGCAGGAGGCGGCCACGGTCGGCTGGTCGGCGAGCAGAGCGAGACGGGTGAGCTGCAACGCCAACAGCGGATCCCGAACGCTGCGGGGCGCCGGCCCGCCCCACGCGGTGTGCAACGGCTCCACCACCGCGGCAGCGGTCTCGGCCTTTTCGTCGGCGGTCAGTGGGGTGAGCCTGCCGGCGGTCAATGCGTTCACCGCGACTGCCGGCCGGTCCGGCTGGTACCCGTCGGGAAAGACGTCGGCCAGGCCGAGTCCGCAGAGCCGCTCAGCCGAGCCGCCTGTGCGTGTGGCCAAGACCTCCGCGACCGCGTCGGGCACCGGCAGGTCGAAGACGGTCAGCTGCCGCAGCAGCGCGGTGTGGGCCGGTCCGGCCTGGTCGATCAGGGTGTCCAGGGCCAGGTTTTCCAGGAACTCGCGTACCTCGGTGTCCGAGGGCAGCCGGCCTCGGTCGAGGTAGGCCTCCATCCCGGCCACCGCCGTTTCTGCCCGTGCGGCGTCGACCGCCTGGCTGTAGACCAGCCGCCCGCCGATCAGATCCTGCAAGCCGGGATTGCCCCGGCTGACCGCCACCGCCCGTTCCGCGAGCTGCTGGCGTTCCTCTCGCAGCTGGTCGGTGGTGCGGGCCTGCTGCCGGCGGGCCAGTTTGCGCTGGGCCACCGCCGACAACGGCTCCAACTGCACCGCCTCCAGGCGGTCCTGCAACCCGTCCAGGGTGAACCGGAACCGGCTGGTCACCACCAGCCGGCTGTCCGTCACATCCGGGCTGAACGCCCGCAACACCGCGGCCAGCACCGGCGCCACCCCGGCCGCGACCCGGTGCAGGCCGGCTGGATCCGGCTCCAGGATCTGCTCCAGGTCATCCACAATCAACAACAGCGGCCGCTGCCCGTCGGCCGTCTGGGCGCACGGCCCGGACAACAGATCCACCAGCACCGACTCCAACGCCTCCGGCCGCTGCCGCACCGCCGACAGACCTTGCTCGATCAACTCTCGGGCGGCCGGGTTGGTCTGCACCGCCACCGCGATCGCGTCCAGCACACCCAGAGCGCTGTAATCGCCGAACACCACCGCCACCGCCCGATCGGTGAAACGGTCCGCGATCCGCGCCGCAAGACTCGACTTACCCAACCGGCCCTGACCGTGCAACAACACCCCGGCCCGCTCACCGGCACGCAACGCCTGCAACGTCTGCCGCAACTCGCGGCGCCGGCCCACGAACATGCTCGGCTCCGCCACCGGCACATGCTGCTTCTTCTTGTCCAGGAACGTCTTGGTCGCGTGCCCGGCCGACAACAGCGTCCGCTTACGTGTCCCGGACACCACCGGCCCGCCCCCGTCCGGACCCAGCCAGACGCGCGCCAGATGCCAGTCCTCGCGCAGCCGCGGGTTCGGCGAGGCCAGGACCGCCCGGCGGGCGTCACCGACCGCCACCGCCAACGGCGCCCGATCCCGCAACCGGCGATACAACTCCTGCGCGAACAGGATCGCCGCGCCATCGGTCACCGACCCATCCCAGCCGATCACCGCCGGCACCCCCGCCGCGACCAGCCCGGTCGCCATCGAATGCGCCACCACCCCACCCGCACCCACCGCCGCCCCGGCACGCCGGCCGGGACCAGCCGGTAGATGCCCGTCGGTGTCCGCACCGGTCGCTGTCAGGCACGCCGACACGAACACCAGCCGGGTCTTCCCGTCGACCAACCGCACCAACTCCGGCGCCGCCGTCGGGCGGCCCTGACCGAGCTCGTCCTCCATCAGCAACACCGGCACACCCGCCACACCCGGCCCGGCCCGCCAGTTGTTCACCCCGTGACACGACAGGTGCACCACCGGCATCCCACCCAGATCCGCCAGCCGATGACCCAACTGCACCGGATCCCCGGTGTCCTCCACGACCAGATCGATCCGCGGATCACCCACCGCGTCCAGGATCGCCGACTCCTCCGCCTCGAAATCCAGCTCCACCTGCCCCCGCGGCGACGACGCCATGAACATCACACCCAGACGAAACCCGTCCAAGGCTGTCGGCCCTTCTGGGTTCCCCAGCCGGCGCACCACCTCGAACCGCGACAACTGGTCCGCGGCCAGGAAACCCCCGTCCGGGCCGGCCAACACCTCGAACGGGGCCCGTAGCACCGCCCACGCCGCATCCGAAGGCCGCCGCGGCCCCTGCACCTCGAACACCACCGGCGCGCCCGCCCGCTCCAACAGCGTGCTCAACTGCCGATGATCGCCGTCCAGCCAACCGAACAGCTCCTGGCCCAACCCGACGAACTCCGCGTCGTCGGCGGCCGAATACACCGCCCGCACATACCGGTCCGCGAGCTCGCGCAACGTCCGCGCATCCTCAGGCCCCAGCAACCGGCGCGGCCCGACCCGCTCTCCGCCAGCCAGAACCTCAAAACCCGCGTCGTCAACCACGAGACCGTTGATCACTAGTTTCGCCTCTCGCCGTTACCAGCAGCCACCGCACCCTAGAAGCAGACGACCCCGGAACACGACCCCCCGACCGTTTACATCCGAAACCGGACCCGGACGGCCGGAGGCCTTCGTACTTCTCGCGGACGCAACGGGCCGAGTTGATTCGGGTGCGCCCGGTCCATCCACTGTGGTCTCGGCCGGATGGCTCATGGGATCCGCCGTCTGCCCCTAGAATCGGCCGATGACGACCGTGGTGGTTGCCCCGGAGCGGCCCGTGCCATCGCCTCGGCCGGGCATCTTTCTGGCCGGCGGCATCAGCGGGGTGCGTGACTGGCAGCGCGAGGCGATCGACTACCTGCGGCCCTTGTGGCCGGCCATCTACAACCCGCGGCGCGTGAATTTCCCTATGGGGGACGACGCCGAGGGCGTCCGGCAGATCCGCTGGGAATTCGACCAGCTCGCGGCCGCCGCCGCGATCCTGTTCTGGTTCTCGTCCGAGACGACGCAACCGATCGCGCTGT belongs to Amorphoplanes digitatis and includes:
- a CDS encoding tetratricopeptide repeat protein, translated to MINGLVVDDAGFEVLAGGERVGPRRLLGPEDARTLRELADRYVRAVYSAADDAEFVGLGQELFGWLDGDHRQLSTLLERAGAPVVFEVQGPRRPSDAAWAVLRAPFEVLAGPDGGFLAADQLSRFEVVRRLGNPEGPTALDGFRLGVMFMASSPRGQVELDFEAEESAILDAVGDPRIDLVVEDTGDPVQLGHRLADLGGMPVVHLSCHGVNNWRAGPGVAGVPVLLMEDELGQGRPTAAPELVRLVDGKTRLVFVSACLTATGADTDGHLPAGPGRRAGAAVGAGGVVAHSMATGLVAAGVPAVIGWDGSVTDGAAILFAQELYRRLRDRAPLAVAVGDARRAVLASPNPRLREDWHLARVWLGPDGGGPVVSGTRKRTLLSAGHATKTFLDKKKQHVPVAEPSMFVGRRRELRQTLQALRAGERAGVLLHGQGRLGKSSLAARIADRFTDRAVAVVFGDYSALGVLDAIAVAVQTNPAARELIEQGLSAVRQRPEALESVLVDLLSGPCAQTADGQRPLLLIVDDLEQILEPDPAGLHRVAAGVAPVLAAVLRAFSPDVTDSRLVVTSRFRFTLDGLQDRLEAVQLEPLSAVAQRKLARRQQARTTDQLREERQQLAERAVAVSRGNPGLQDLIGGRLVYSQAVDAARAETAVAGMEAYLDRGRLPSDTEVREFLENLALDTLIDQAGPAHTALLRQLTVFDLPVPDAVAEVLATRTGGSAERLCGLGLADVFPDGYQPDRPAVAVNALTAGRLTPLTADEKAETAAAVVEPLHTAWGGPAPRSVRDPLLALQLTRLALLADQPTVAASCAAEAVQALRTGPAIDAARLGSEVVALLDRHGMPVPAVLLRGVATAAATSGDGDTADALLERAVQSMAGTYESRADPLDLARTLGEQARRLVTRGDPQQAEQLLRRAHQLFTAAGSEREAATIDGEIAAILFRRGEYDEALRIRQEVQLPVYERLGDTRSTAVTWGKVADILFQRGDYDEALRIRREVELPVYERLGDTRATAATWGKVADIVFQRGDYDEALRIRHEEQLPVYERLGDARSTAVTWGQVADILFQRGEYDQALRIHQDKALPVYERLGDTREAAVTWGQVADILFQRGEYDEALRIRREVELPVYEHLGDARSAAVTWGQVADILFQRGEYDQALRIHQDEALPVYERLGDTRSTAVTWGKVADILYQRGEYDEALRIRREVQLPVYERLGDTRSATVTWGKVADILHQRGEYDEALRIRREVELPVYARLGDTREAAVTWGKIADVLYQRGDYDQALRIHQEKALPVYERLGDARSTAITWGKVADILFQRGEYDQALRIHQEKALPVYERLGDARSTAVTWGKVADILFQRGDFDQALRIRQEEQLPVYERLGDTREAAITWGRVADILYQRGEYDEALRIYQEAQLPVYERLGDARSTAVTWGKIADILYQRGEYDEALRIRREEQLPVFERLGDIEGTASTKWGQAQIELTQQEYQSAADHLAEAFQILNRLQRPDGIAIVGATFGELLLAAGQLDAAKAVLETSLTAAQTIGSPRAVARISNLLSRVDSPSGPPDS
- a CDS encoding nucleoside 2-deoxyribosyltransferase domain-containing protein, producing the protein MTTVVVAPERPVPSPRPGIFLAGGISGVRDWQREAIDYLRPLWPAIYNPRRVNFPMGDDAEGVRQIRWEFDQLAAAAAILFWFSSETTQPIALYELGRWAASDKPLVVGADPGYERRFDVVQQLGLARPGLTVHADLASTCAATSTTKSTWSGA